The following coding sequences are from one Terriglobia bacterium window:
- the purH gene encoding bifunctional phosphoribosylaminoimidazolecarboxamide formyltransferase/IMP cyclohydrolase (involved in de novo purine biosynthesis), whose product MRRIERALISVYDKTGIVEFAKTLAALHVEIVSTGGTSRLLASSGIAVREVSDLTGFPEILDGRVKTINPRIAGGVLAIRENPEHMNQVAQNELPLIDLVCVNLYPFAETIRKPGVEFHEVIENIDIGGPSLLRAAA is encoded by the coding sequence GTGAGACGAATCGAACGCGCGCTCATCAGCGTGTATGACAAAACCGGAATTGTCGAGTTTGCAAAAACATTGGCCGCGCTCCATGTGGAAATCGTTTCGACGGGCGGGACATCGCGGCTGCTCGCATCGAGTGGAATTGCCGTGCGGGAAGTCTCCGATCTGACGGGGTTTCCGGAGATCCTTGATGGCCGCGTCAAGACCATCAATCCCCGCATTGCCGGCGGCGTACTCGCGATCCGCGAGAATCCAGAGCACATGAACCAGGTTGCGCAGAACGAACTTCCGTTGATTGACCTGGTATGCGTGAATCTCTATCCGTTCGCGGAAACCATCCGGAAGCCCGGCGTGGAGTTCCACGAAGTGATCGAAAACATCGACATCGGCGGGCCGTCGTTGCTGCGCGCCGCCGCG